TGCTAAAATGGCTTCCGGCTCTTCAATTTGCATCAATGCCCAGGCAACAATCTGGCGCACATCCCGATCTTTGTCTCCAAGCATTCGGATCAGATCGCGCACTGCCTCCTTCGCCCGCAACATTCCCAACGCCCAGGCGGCCTTTGTGCGCACAGGTGCGGCAGAGTCGCGCAAAGCAGCGCGCAAATGGGGAACAGCTTCAAAAACGCGCTGTGCGCCCAAAAAGGCAGCCGCATCAATGCGCTGATCAACCGTCCCCGATCGCAATTGCCGAACATAATCGCCATGTGGCGAGCTACAGCCACATAAAAAAAGCAAAAGTGCCGGCAGTATTTTCTTTAACTGATACATGCTTTCAGGGCTTCGTAATTTGCCTTTATAGTCTTGTCAATATCCGCGTCAGAATGAGCCAGAGAAACAAACGCAGCCTCAAACTGCGACGGGGCCAGATAAACACCTCGATTGAGCATCTCCCGAAAATACCGGGCGAACAAATTCTGATCGCACGCATTGGCAGCATCGAATGACGTCACAGGTAATTCCGTAAAAAACAAGGTCATAATCGAACCCACCCGATTGGTCTGATATTTCAATCCCAGAGATTTTAAGTTTTCCAGAATACCTGTCTCCAGAGCCTGCGATTTTGCCTCCAACACCTCATAAACACCCGGTTCTTGCAGGCGT
This genomic interval from Gemmatimonadota bacterium contains the following:
- a CDS encoding HEAT repeat domain-containing protein; translation: MYQLKKILPALLLFLCGCSSPHGDYVRQLRSGTVDQRIDAAAFLGAQRVFEAVPHLRAALRDSAAPVRTKAAWALGMLRAKEAVRDLIRMLGDKDRDVRQIVAWALMQIEEPEAILALERAMASESDAWVKKDMERAVRYLRQFDGEADVEEGRVRGEFF